Part of the Kitasatospora sp. NBC_01266 genome, TGGTGGAAGGGGATGAAGGCGGTGAGCATCCGCTCCGAGGAGCAGGTCTGCCAGTAGTGGCGGTCGCAGTGCCAGGGGACCAGGTTGCTGGCCTCCTGCGGGCGCGGCGGCTTGAGGATCAGGGTGGACTGGAACAGCCGGATCTCGCTCGCCTGCGCGAGTCGCGCGGCCACCGCGCCGAGCAGCGGCTTGCCCAGGATCGCGCCGATCGCCGCGCTGCGCCGAGCGATGTAGTCGTTGTGCCGCTGCACCTCGCCGTCGCTCGGCCGCCAGTCGGCCAGCCGGGGTGGGCGCAGCGGCAGCGGGTGGTCCTCGGCGCCGGCGTAGAACGCCTGGCTCGCGTCGGTCAGTTCGGCCAGCTCCGCGTCGCTCAGCAGCCGCCGCGACAGGTACCAGCCGTGCTCGGCGTAGAACCGGACGTCCTCGTCGGTGGGCAGCAGCTGCCGCTCGGCCTCGGTCAGGGAAAAATCTGACACAGTGTCACCTTCTCTGCTGAGTGGCTACGTTGCCGGCGGCGGTGATCCGCTCGACGGCCTCGTAGAGCGCCTTGATGTTGGCGGTGCCGAAGGTGAGCGCGCCGCGCCGGTCGATCACCTCGAGGAAGAAGGTGCGGCGGTCGTGGACCGAGGAGGTGAAGATCTGGAACAGCTGGCCGCCGTGGTCGCGGTCGACCAGGACGTTCAGCCGGCGCAG contains:
- a CDS encoding phytanoyl-CoA dioxygenase family protein is translated as MSDFSLTEAERQLLPTDEDVRFYAEHGWYLSRRLLSDAELAELTDASQAFYAGAEDHPLPLRPPRLADWRPSDGEVQRHNDYIARRSAAIGAILGKPLLGAVAARLAQASEIRLFQSTLILKPPRPQEASNLVPWHCDRHYWQTCSSERMLTAFIPFHHCDERLGTITMVDGSHRWKEVAGDDSTRHFADRDRGELERILAETAAFNNTEVRRVPVEIPAGHVSFHHCRTYHGSGPNLADRPRRAISLHLQDGENHYRRYRKADGGKVVYNHDVLVRADQRGEPDYADPVYCPTLWRSAP